One segment of Allorhodopirellula heiligendammensis DNA contains the following:
- a CDS encoding 3-hydroxyacyl-ACP dehydratase FabZ family protein, producing MSAAPLPPDPASHTSSSVPMGTAEIEQKIPHRAPMLLLDEIVEISETAIHARKTFASDDFFVQGHFPGYPLVPGVIQCECCLQAGAILLSEQTPDVGEFVPVATRMDSVKFKNMVRPGDTVDIHVTLKERLSNAYFLTGKMLLNGKTTMRLDFACSITNPRDTEEGSGGDAS from the coding sequence ATGTCTGCCGCTCCGCTACCGCCTGATCCCGCCTCCCACACCTCGTCGAGTGTCCCGATGGGAACAGCGGAAATAGAGCAAAAGATACCGCATCGGGCCCCGATGTTGCTGCTCGATGAGATCGTCGAGATCAGCGAGACTGCGATCCACGCGCGAAAGACGTTTGCCTCGGATGACTTCTTTGTCCAGGGACATTTCCCCGGGTACCCTCTCGTGCCGGGGGTCATCCAATGCGAATGTTGTCTGCAGGCGGGGGCGATTCTACTGAGTGAGCAAACACCCGACGTCGGTGAGTTTGTGCCGGTTGCCACACGGATGGACAGCGTGAAGTTCAAAAATATGGTTCGCCCTGGAGACACTGTTGATATCCATGTGACGCTGAAGGAGCGACTTTCCAATGCGTATTTCTTGACAGGTAAAATGCTGCTTAATGGAAAAACAACGATGCGATTGGACTTCGCCTGCAGCATCACGAACCCTCGCGATACAGAGGAAGGTAGCGGAGGGGACGCTTCGTGA
- a CDS encoding lactonase family protein, whose protein sequence is MATAQNVDVWFGTTTPKGGESRGIYHSSLDTNTGKLTRPTLATQCDQPGFLALHPDGKTLYATGRPAAADGPRDAVSAFRVNGSAGRSELEFIGAVGTGDGGAAQVSTDRAGKVLLSAQYGGGSTSLYQLDQDGRIARLVEVKKHADLMPNVGSGAVEGRQTASHAHWTGTSPDDRFAFVPDLGMDRVVIWKLDADKPSLTHHGYGICPPGSGPRHMKFSVDGSKIYVLNELSLTITVFDYNAQDGEMTPVQTIATLSEEVKAKETFNSASEIRVHPSGRFVYSANRGHDSISVFRVDDTGTLEAVEVEAIRGGWPRNFNIDPTGKWLIAAGRDSNTATLFSIDAESGELTFMRETQPVPTPICVLFGQ, encoded by the coding sequence TTGGCTACTGCCCAAAACGTCGATGTGTGGTTTGGAACGACCACGCCCAAAGGGGGAGAGAGTCGTGGGATCTATCACAGTTCGCTCGACACGAACACCGGCAAGTTGACACGTCCCACGCTCGCCACGCAATGCGACCAACCGGGATTCCTCGCACTTCACCCAGACGGTAAAACACTCTACGCCACAGGTCGTCCGGCAGCGGCTGATGGTCCCCGGGATGCTGTTTCCGCATTTCGTGTCAATGGCAGTGCTGGTCGCAGCGAACTCGAGTTCATCGGTGCAGTGGGCACTGGTGACGGCGGTGCTGCCCAAGTTTCCACCGATCGTGCAGGTAAGGTGCTGCTATCGGCACAGTACGGAGGAGGGTCGACGTCACTCTATCAGCTTGACCAAGACGGGCGAATTGCTCGTTTGGTTGAGGTCAAGAAACATGCTGATTTGATGCCCAACGTCGGCAGCGGCGCGGTGGAGGGGCGGCAAACCGCCTCGCACGCGCACTGGACCGGTACATCGCCTGATGATCGATTTGCCTTCGTTCCGGACCTCGGTATGGATCGGGTCGTGATCTGGAAGCTAGATGCCGATAAACCGTCACTGACCCACCACGGCTACGGTATCTGCCCGCCCGGCAGCGGTCCGAGGCACATGAAGTTCAGTGTCGACGGATCAAAAATCTACGTGCTCAATGAGTTATCGCTGACCATTACTGTCTTCGACTACAACGCACAGGATGGCGAGATGACTCCGGTGCAAACGATCGCAACACTTTCCGAAGAAGTGAAAGCGAAAGAGACATTCAACAGCGCGTCCGAAATCCGTGTTCACCCCAGCGGCCGGTTTGTCTACTCCGCCAATCGCGGCCACGATAGCATCAGCGTTTTTCGAGTCGACGACACGGGAACACTCGAGGCCGTGGAAGTCGAAGCAATTCGCGGTGGTTGGCCGCGCAACTTCAACATTGATCCAACGGGGAAATGGTTAATCGCGGCAGGACGGGACAGCAACACCGCAACCCTGTTCTCGATTGATGCCGAATCCGGCGAGCTGACGTTCATGCGTGAGACGCAACCAGTGCCGACACCCATTTGCGTGCTCTTCGGTCAGTAA
- a CDS encoding c-type cytochrome, which yields MTVRFTLLFLAAALTGGFVDADDAAPLEPKDKLVVEAVLRLKSFQLDSSPPAKAAVLRYLHARPGTAQSFDLIERFKPVEIAPELAAFGVEHAEQTSGVRAAELLFAMDQQGELVELTQAEDAEEALAAISLIGRSGGMKAAELLLSIVTSDSIAADRRIAAIAALSGHVKGQSQMLELVKTKALADDLEFAAANLLLSSDDDSIATEARKYLTLPETADSEPLPPLAELGRRRGDARAGAGVFRQQGTCSQCHQIHGEGKVVGPDLSEIGSKLSREAMLVAILDPSAAISHNFETYVLLTEDGTAITGLLISQTDAEITLRTNEGIDRTVDREEVELFEKKSKSMMPQDLQRLMTADQLVDLVEYLMTLQKK from the coding sequence ATGACCGTGCGATTCACACTGCTATTTCTCGCTGCCGCTCTGACCGGTGGATTCGTCGATGCGGACGACGCAGCACCACTTGAGCCCAAAGACAAACTCGTTGTTGAGGCGGTTCTGCGTTTGAAAAGCTTCCAGTTGGATTCCTCGCCACCGGCCAAAGCGGCGGTGCTTCGATACCTGCACGCTCGACCAGGAACGGCGCAATCATTTGATCTGATTGAGCGTTTCAAGCCTGTGGAGATCGCTCCCGAGTTGGCGGCGTTCGGTGTCGAGCATGCCGAGCAGACCTCGGGCGTGAGGGCTGCTGAGCTATTGTTTGCGATGGATCAGCAGGGCGAGCTGGTCGAATTGACTCAAGCGGAAGATGCAGAGGAAGCGCTTGCTGCGATCAGTTTGATCGGTCGAAGTGGTGGCATGAAGGCAGCCGAATTGCTGCTATCAATCGTGACGTCGGATTCGATTGCTGCCGATCGCCGGATCGCTGCCATTGCGGCCTTGAGTGGTCACGTCAAGGGACAGTCTCAAATGCTTGAGCTGGTGAAAACAAAAGCGCTTGCTGATGATTTAGAATTCGCGGCAGCTAATTTGCTGCTGTCGTCGGATGACGACTCGATCGCAACCGAGGCACGCAAGTATTTGACGCTTCCTGAAACCGCCGACAGCGAGCCGCTGCCTCCTCTCGCCGAGCTTGGCAGACGAAGAGGCGATGCGCGGGCGGGGGCTGGAGTGTTTCGACAGCAAGGGACCTGCAGTCAATGCCACCAAATCCACGGTGAGGGCAAAGTTGTTGGTCCAGATCTCTCTGAGATCGGTAGCAAACTCTCCCGCGAAGCGATGCTGGTGGCAATTCTTGATCCGAGCGCCGCGATCAGTCACAATTTTGAAACCTATGTGCTGCTCACCGAGGACGGCACCGCGATTACGGGGCTGCTGATCAGTCAGACAGATGCTGAGATTACTCTCCGAACCAATGAGGGAATTGATCGCACCGTAGACCGGGAAGAAGTGGAGTTGTTCGAGAAGAAATCGAAATCGATGATGCCGCAGGATCTGCAGCGATTGATGACGGCAGATCAACTCGTTGACTTGGTCGAATACCTGATGACGCTGCAAAAAAAGTAG
- a CDS encoding enoyl-ACP reductase FabI, whose translation MGVANRKSVAWAIASLIEQAGGEVIYTVRSESRRDSTAKLLSGRRVIVCDVEDQSQIDALAITLADENVVLAGFVHAIAFADYSDGMRPFHETTRTQFLQAIDISAFSLTAVCHALKDCFTRDASVVTIGISTTRMASESYGYMAPIKAALESSLAFLTKSFSRFSEMRFNSVSAGLLKTSASAGIPGYVDSYLFAEKVIPRGRAVQTGEVAATAAFLLSSRSSGIAAQSLVVDAGMSINYFDADIVGAVTAAAVD comes from the coding sequence ATGGGCGTGGCCAATCGCAAGAGCGTAGCGTGGGCGATCGCGAGTTTGATTGAACAGGCCGGTGGCGAAGTGATCTATACCGTTCGCAGTGAATCGCGACGTGATAGCACCGCAAAACTGTTATCCGGGCGGCGAGTGATCGTGTGCGACGTTGAAGACCAGTCCCAAATCGACGCTCTCGCAATCACGCTTGCTGACGAGAACGTGGTGCTCGCAGGATTCGTCCACGCGATCGCTTTCGCTGATTACTCCGACGGCATGCGTCCATTCCACGAAACCACACGAACACAGTTCCTACAGGCGATCGATATCTCGGCGTTCTCGCTGACGGCCGTGTGCCATGCCTTGAAGGATTGTTTCACACGCGATGCATCTGTGGTCACGATCGGAATTAGCACCACGCGGATGGCGAGCGAGAGTTACGGATACATGGCGCCGATCAAAGCCGCTCTGGAATCGTCACTCGCGTTTCTGACCAAGTCATTCAGCCGGTTCAGTGAAATGCGTTTCAACAGTGTCTCGGCGGGACTACTTAAGACGAGCGCATCGGCGGGGATTCCAGGATACGTCGATTCCTATCTCTTTGCGGAAAAGGTCATCCCACGAGGCCGCGCGGTGCAGACCGGGGAAGTCGCTGCCACGGCGGCTTTTCTCTTATCGTCTCGGTCGAGCGGCATCGCAGCCCAGTCTTTGGTGGTCGATGCAGGGATGTCCATAAACTATTTTGACGCAGACATTGTCGGCGCGGTCACCGCGGCAGCGGTGGATTGA
- a CDS encoding aspartate kinase produces the protein MSLIVQKFGGTSVADPEKIRAAARRAIRAQNQGHRVVMVVSAMGKQTDELLRLATAVSEKPPAREMDMLLSTGEQTSVALVAMAIDDLGAKAVSLTGGQFGMKTDNSYSKARIRSIDTSRIKSLLDDGNIVVAAGFQGIDDDFNITTLGRGGSDTTAVALAAVLGADACEIHTDVDGVYTTDPRLLPEARRVDVISYDEMLELASLGAGVMHSRSIEFAKKFGVPIHVRSSFSDREGTMIVSQAESESSPVSGAALTKDEARVTVLGVPDVPGMSQAIFSAIAAQKVAVDMVVQNVGAQGKADVSFTVAGHELKLTLSAVEAIIHKIGASGITHDAEVAKVSVVGLAMARQKSVAARMFRALADAGVNIHMITTSEIKISALVPRDQAADALRAVHEAFQLDQRPVDAKTWAEIQAESNPHADVDDVVTRLQNDALEALTLTDIAILAGQARVTLDGVPDHAGVAADIFDEIGRAGIFVDMIVQGYDGQDGSTSVSFTIDQADLEPALKVAKALCQQHAMRDVRGSGGITKLSVSGIGLRSHTQVGTVLFEQLAAAQINVEMIATSELQVNVVIDSSRGDEAENCLRDAFAEALG, from the coding sequence ATGTCCTTAATCGTCCAAAAATTTGGTGGCACCTCAGTTGCCGATCCTGAAAAGATTCGCGCTGCGGCCCGCCGGGCTATCCGCGCTCAGAATCAAGGGCACCGCGTCGTGATGGTGGTCAGCGCGATGGGCAAACAGACCGACGAGCTGCTGCGGCTCGCGACCGCAGTCAGTGAAAAGCCACCGGCTCGTGAGATGGACATGCTGTTGAGTACCGGCGAACAAACCAGCGTGGCGCTCGTGGCGATGGCCATTGATGACCTCGGCGCGAAAGCGGTCAGCCTGACCGGCGGTCAATTCGGTATGAAAACCGACAATAGCTACAGTAAGGCCCGTATCCGATCGATTGATACCTCCCGCATCAAGTCGTTATTAGACGATGGCAACATTGTTGTCGCAGCGGGATTTCAAGGCATCGACGATGATTTTAACATCACCACACTCGGCCGTGGTGGCAGCGATACAACCGCTGTCGCGCTTGCGGCTGTGTTGGGGGCCGATGCCTGCGAGATTCACACTGATGTTGATGGAGTGTACACCACCGATCCACGCCTACTGCCGGAGGCACGCCGCGTCGATGTGATCAGCTATGATGAAATGCTTGAACTGGCGTCGCTCGGCGCTGGGGTGATGCATTCGCGTTCGATCGAGTTTGCCAAGAAGTTCGGCGTCCCCATTCACGTCCGCAGCAGTTTTTCAGATCGTGAGGGCACGATGATCGTGTCGCAAGCCGAATCCGAGAGCTCACCGGTCAGCGGTGCGGCGCTCACGAAGGACGAAGCTCGTGTCACGGTGCTCGGCGTACCCGACGTGCCCGGCATGAGCCAAGCCATCTTTTCCGCCATCGCCGCTCAAAAGGTGGCGGTGGACATGGTCGTGCAGAACGTCGGTGCCCAAGGGAAAGCCGATGTCTCGTTTACCGTGGCTGGTCATGAACTCAAGCTGACGCTCAGTGCGGTCGAAGCCATCATTCACAAAATTGGAGCCTCTGGCATTACCCATGACGCGGAGGTTGCGAAGGTCAGTGTCGTGGGGCTGGCGATGGCGCGGCAGAAATCAGTCGCTGCTCGCATGTTTCGAGCGCTTGCTGATGCTGGCGTCAATATTCACATGATCACCACCAGTGAGATCAAAATCTCCGCCCTGGTCCCGCGTGATCAAGCCGCTGATGCCCTCCGTGCGGTCCACGAAGCATTTCAACTTGATCAACGCCCGGTGGATGCAAAAACGTGGGCAGAAATCCAGGCTGAATCCAACCCGCATGCTGACGTGGACGACGTCGTTACGCGTTTGCAGAACGACGCGCTCGAAGCACTCACGCTTACTGATATTGCGATTCTCGCTGGCCAAGCCCGCGTGACGCTCGACGGAGTTCCCGATCATGCAGGCGTCGCGGCGGATATCTTTGATGAGATCGGCCGCGCCGGTATTTTCGTGGACATGATTGTGCAGGGTTACGATGGCCAAGACGGCAGTACCAGCGTTAGCTTTACCATCGATCAAGCCGATCTCGAACCCGCATTGAAAGTCGCCAAAGCCCTGTGCCAGCAGCACGCCATGCGGGACGTTCGCGGCTCCGGCGGCATCACCAAACTCAGCGTCAGCGGCATCGGGCTGCGCAGCCACACCCAGGTCGGTACGGTGCTCTTTGAACAACTCGCCGCCGCGCAGATCAATGTTGAGATGATCGCGACGAGCGAACTACAAGTCAACGTCGTGATCGACTCCTCACGCGGTGACGAAGCTGAAAACTGCCTCCGGGACGCGTTCGCCGAAGCCCTCGGGTAA
- the ilvE gene encoding branched-chain-amino-acid transaminase — translation MAQAIYINGDYFSREDAKISVYDHGLLYGDGVFEGMRIYSGKVFALEDHLVRLYESARAIALNIPIDISAMRSAVEATVEKNGLDEAYVRLVCTRGGNQLGLDPYRCDDPQVIIIVDKISLYPEKYYTEGLDLITASTIRNHPAALSPRVKSLNYLNNIMAKIEAIRAGCVEAVMLNHKGEVAECTGDNIFIVRRGRLLTPPSHAGILEGITRNTVMELARDAGIEVVEETLTRHDLFIADECFLTGSAAEVIPAVRLDGRLIADGKVGPITKQLNELFRAHVNR, via the coding sequence ATGGCTCAAGCGATCTATATCAACGGCGACTACTTTTCTCGCGAAGACGCCAAGATCAGCGTTTACGATCACGGTTTGCTGTACGGTGACGGCGTTTTTGAAGGCATGCGGATCTACAGTGGCAAAGTCTTTGCGCTCGAAGACCATCTGGTTCGCTTGTACGAGTCCGCTCGCGCGATCGCGCTGAATATCCCGATCGACATCAGCGCGATGCGTAGCGCCGTCGAGGCAACCGTCGAAAAAAATGGTTTAGATGAAGCGTACGTGCGATTGGTGTGCACTCGCGGTGGTAACCAATTGGGCCTGGATCCGTACCGCTGTGATGATCCGCAGGTGATTATCATCGTAGACAAGATCTCGTTGTATCCTGAAAAGTACTACACCGAGGGTTTGGACCTGATCACAGCATCGACGATTCGGAACCATCCAGCGGCGCTGAGTCCGCGGGTGAAGTCCCTGAATTACCTGAATAACATTATGGCAAAGATTGAGGCGATTCGCGCCGGTTGCGTCGAAGCGGTGATGTTGAACCACAAGGGCGAAGTCGCGGAGTGCACTGGTGACAATATTTTCATTGTGCGGCGAGGACGCTTACTCACACCACCGAGTCATGCCGGCATTCTGGAAGGAATCACTCGCAATACCGTGATGGAACTTGCCCGGGATGCAGGTATTGAAGTGGTTGAGGAAACGCTGACTCGCCACGATCTATTCATCGCCGACGAGTGTTTTCTGACGGGAAGTGCTGCTGAAGTGATTCCTGCCGTGCGCCTCGATGGGCGATTGATCGCCGACGGAAAGGTTGGGCCGATCACGAAGCAGCTCAACGAGTTATTCCGAGCCCACGTGAATCGTTAG
- a CDS encoding glutamine synthetase beta-grasp domain-containing protein codes for MTKCKLEYIWLDGYQPTQSMRSKTKVVDDFSGNFEDAPVWSFDGSSTQQAPGGASDCLLKPVFCCPDPDRSGTGFLVMCEVLNADGTPHRSNGRATIKDKDDDFWFGFEQEYTIFDPETNRPLGFPAEGFPAPQGPYYCSVGAGKAVGRDLVEEHLELCLEAGLNVEGINAEVMMGQWEFQIFAKGACQAGDEIWIARYLLDRTAEKYGLVINYHCKPMQGDWNGSGMHANFSNTLLRTCGSKEVYDAVCQAFEPRISEHIDVYGADNDQRLTGLHETQSIDKFSYGISDRGASIRIPIFTVEHGWKGWLEDRRPASNADPYMVASAIIATVRTAKIPETV; via the coding sequence ATGACCAAGTGCAAGTTGGAGTACATTTGGCTCGATGGCTATCAGCCGACCCAAAGCATGCGTAGCAAGACAAAAGTCGTCGATGATTTCAGCGGCAACTTTGAAGATGCTCCCGTGTGGTCGTTTGACGGATCATCGACGCAGCAAGCTCCCGGCGGCGCCAGCGATTGTTTGCTTAAACCGGTTTTCTGCTGCCCCGACCCCGATCGATCTGGCACCGGCTTCCTCGTCATGTGCGAAGTCCTCAATGCGGATGGCACTCCTCACCGCAGCAATGGACGAGCGACGATCAAAGACAAGGACGATGATTTCTGGTTCGGCTTCGAACAGGAATACACCATCTTCGATCCCGAAACAAACCGCCCACTCGGGTTCCCTGCCGAAGGCTTCCCCGCCCCGCAAGGCCCCTACTACTGTAGCGTCGGTGCCGGCAAGGCAGTCGGTCGCGACCTCGTCGAAGAGCACTTGGAATTGTGCCTGGAAGCCGGTCTGAATGTCGAAGGCATCAACGCCGAAGTCATGATGGGCCAATGGGAATTCCAAATTTTCGCCAAGGGTGCCTGCCAAGCTGGAGATGAGATCTGGATTGCTCGCTACCTGCTCGATCGCACCGCAGAAAAATATGGTCTGGTCATCAATTACCATTGCAAACCCATGCAAGGTGACTGGAACGGCAGCGGTATGCACGCGAACTTCTCCAACACGCTGCTGCGAACCTGCGGTAGCAAGGAAGTTTACGACGCTGTCTGCCAGGCATTCGAGCCCCGGATCAGTGAGCACATCGACGTCTATGGCGCCGACAATGATCAGCGATTGACCGGATTGCACGAAACTCAGTCGATCGACAAGTTCAGCTATGGCATCTCCGACCGCGGCGCATCGATCCGGATTCCGATCTTCACCGTCGAGCACGGCTGGAAGGGTTGGCTCGAAGATCGTCGTCCAGCCTCCAACGCGGATCCATACATGGTGGCCAGTGCGATCATTGCGACAGTGCGAACCGCTAAGATTCCCGAAACTGTCTGA